One Rosa chinensis cultivar Old Blush chromosome 5, RchiOBHm-V2, whole genome shotgun sequence genomic region harbors:
- the LOC112168309 gene encoding serine/threonine-protein kinase UCNL: protein MEEIPSPSHFSPELNLDTLKAIRVLGKGAMGTVFLVHDPKSDPSATFPFALKVVDKSLLRTKLDAERRARWEVQVLTRLSGPNQHPFLPSLLGSFDCDEYLGWAVPYCPGGDLNVLRYRQNDRVFSQTVIRFYLAEIVCALEHLHSMGIAYRDLKPENVLIQQSGHVTLTDFDLSRSLKHQAVKTVVDDAPEIRRKHRRNLTRWISIINENNKAGLKKAKSARVSPVSRRKPSFSDNGERANSFVGTEEYVSPEVVRGEGHEFAVDWWALGILTYECLYGTTPFKGKSRKETFRNVLTKTPEFVGKRTALTDLIERLLHKDPTRRLGYVRGACEIKEHEFFRGVRWDLLTEVSRAPFIPPREEDGDVTESRAASARCGASVREYFQKLRAPPPSMPPSPDCQLAEF, encoded by the coding sequence ATGGAGGAGATTCCATCACCGTCGCATTTCTCACCGGAGCTCAACCTCGACACCCTCAAGGCCATCAGAGTCCTCGGCAAGGGAGCCATGGGGACCGTCTTCCTGGTCCACGACCCGAAATCCGACCCGTCCGCCACCTTTCCTTTCGCTCTCAAAGTCGTCGACAAGTCCTTGCTCCGCACCAAGCTCGACGCCGAGCGCCGTGCCCGGTGGGAGGTCCAGGTCCTGACCCGACTCTCCGGCCCGAACCAGCACCCGTTTCTGCCTTCTCTTCTAGGTTCGTTCGACTGCGACGAGTATTTGGGCTGGGCCGTCCCTTACTGCCCCGGCGGCGACCTCAACGTCCTCCGCTACCGCCAAAACGACCGCGTTTTCTCCCAAACGGTGATCCGTTTCTATCTGGCGGAGATCGTCTGCGCGCTGGAGCACCTCCACAGCATGGGGATCGCTTACCGGGATTTGAAGCCAGAGAACGTGCTGATCCAACAGTCGGGTCACGTGACCCTCACGGACTTCGACCTTTCCAGAAGCCTGAAACACCAGGCCGTTAAAACCGTCGTGGACGACGCGCCGGAGATCCGCCGCAAACACCGCAGGAACCTCACGCGCTGGATCAGCATTATCAACGAGAACAACAAGGCCGGGTTGAAGAAGGCCAAGTCTGCCCGGGTCAGCCCAGTCAGCCGCCGCAAGCCGAGCTTCTCCGACAACGGCGAGCGGGCCAACTCGTTCGTCGGCACAGAGGAGTACGTCTCCCCCGAGGTCGTCCGCGGCGAGGGCCACGAGTTCGCCGTGGACTGGTGGGCCCTAGGGATTCTCACCTACGAGTGCCTCTACGGGACGACGCCGTTTAAGGGGAAGAGCCGGAAGGAGACATTCCGGAACGTGCTGACGAAGACACCGGAGTTCGTGGGGAAACGGACGGCGCTGACGGACTTGATCGAACGGCTGCTGCACAAGGACCCCACCAGGCGGTTGGGGTACGTGAGAGGAGCGTGCGAGATCAAAGAGCATGAGTTTTTTCGCGGGGTGAGGTGGGACCTACTAACGGAGGTGTCACGGGCTCCGTTTATTCCGCCGAGGGAGGAGGACGGAGACGTAACGGAGAGCAGGGCCGCCTCGGCGAGATGTGGGGCGAGCGTGAGAGAGTATTTCCAAAAGTTACGGGCTCCTCCGCCGTCAATGCCGCCGTCGCCGGATTGTCAGTTAGCGGAGTTTTGA